In a genomic window of uncultured Flavobacterium sp.:
- a CDS encoding RNA polymerase sigma-70 factor: protein MKSEDYNDNDILIESLKNGDEKAYTYLIDTYHHKLCVYANSLVKNVYSAEDIVQNVFIKVWEQRTRLKTNHAIKSFLYKLVYNEFIDLYRKNQSLFSLEKSYYDALNSIVLEDDSESLQHVINAVNKEIQNLPPKCKEVFILSKKEGLTNIEIAEHLDVSIKTVEAQITKAFSILRSSLDEKIKNFLFLLFSIKKNLRLNT from the coding sequence ATGAAAAGCGAAGATTACAACGATAACGATATATTAATCGAATCTCTAAAAAACGGAGACGAGAAAGCGTATACTTATTTGATCGACACGTATCATCACAAACTTTGTGTTTATGCCAATAGTCTGGTAAAAAATGTTTACAGTGCCGAAGATATCGTGCAAAATGTATTTATAAAAGTTTGGGAACAACGTACTCGCTTAAAAACAAATCATGCAATTAAGAGCTTTCTGTATAAATTAGTTTACAATGAGTTTATTGATTTGTATCGAAAAAATCAATCTTTATTTTCATTAGAAAAATCTTATTACGACGCCTTAAATTCAATTGTTCTGGAAGATGATTCAGAATCTTTGCAACATGTCATAAATGCCGTTAATAAAGAAATTCAAAACCTTCCGCCAAAATGCAAAGAAGTTTTTATTTTGAGCAAAAAAGAAGGTTTAACCAATATAGAAATTGCGGAACATCTTGACGTTTCGATAAAAACCGTTGAAGCTCAAATAACTAAAGCATTTTCGATTTTACGATCTTCGCTTGACGAGAAAATAAAAAACTTCTTGTTTTTACTGTTTTCTATAAAGAAAAATTTACGCTTAAATACTTAA
- a CDS encoding RNA methyltransferase produces MNDNFINEYFGIGIQNGKTPENLGVLWRSAQNLGATFIFTIGNRYAKQACDTHDAVKAIPYFHYENFEDFYENLPKGARLVGVELNDKASDLETFEHPRRCVYLLGAEDHGLSLKAMEKCHHLVKFKSIKSLNVAVAGTIIMYDRNLPKPRS; encoded by the coding sequence ATGAATGATAATTTTATAAACGAATATTTTGGCATAGGAATACAAAATGGTAAAACGCCTGAAAATTTGGGTGTTTTGTGGCGATCAGCTCAAAATCTGGGTGCTACTTTTATATTTACCATTGGTAATCGATATGCCAAACAAGCTTGCGATACTCATGATGCGGTAAAAGCAATACCTTATTTTCATTATGAAAATTTTGAAGATTTCTATGAAAATTTGCCAAAAGGAGCGCGATTAGTTGGCGTTGAATTAAACGACAAAGCTTCTGATTTAGAAACCTTTGAACATCCAAGACGTTGCGTTTATTTATTAGGTGCAGAAGATCATGGCTTGTCGCTAAAAGCAATGGAAAAATGCCATCATTTGGTGAAATTTAAATCTATAAAAAGCTTGAATGTAGCCGTTGCAGGAACTATTATTATGTACGACAGAAACTTGCCAAAACCAAGATCTTAA